The genomic segment CAACACAATGGAGAAAGTCCATATCCCTTACTCAATTTTTAAAATGGAGTTAATATACTTTATTTTATCATAAAAACGAGGTTTTCAGTCCCTCGTTTTCATTCGTCAGTACTGACAGAAGTTTTGTCAGCAATATTTTTGAATTCTGTCAGTAAATTTCAACGCTTATTCCCTTGTTTTCGAGTAGTGTGACCTGTTTTTCTCCCTCTGAAAGCACTTAGATTCTCATCTTTATGTTCAAATTTCACAATTTTTAATGGCTCTGGACGTTTAGTCAATTTCACCACAGCCTCCGTCCGAGCAGTATGAGGAAACATATCAACAGATTGAATATATTCTACTTTGTAGTAATTGGCAAGAACCACCAGATCTTTGGCAAGGGTTGAAACATTACAGCTCACATATACAATCCGCTCAGGTGGGAATTTCGTGATTGTCTCAAGTAAGGCATCATCAAGTCCAGTACGAGGCGGGTCAACAATCATCGCAGTTGCACGATGACCAGATTTATTCCAATTTGGAATAATCCGCTCTGCCTTACCAATCTCATAGTGACAGTTCTTCAAGCCTAGACGTTTTGCATTATTACGTGCATCAAAAATCGACTCTGGAGTAATATCCATGCCATGAACAGATTTAACTTTTTTTGCGACAGCAAAACCAATCGTACCCACACCACAATAAGCATCAATCACACGGTCATCTTTTTTCGGATGGAGCGCTTTCACAGCCTCAGCATAAAGCACATTGGCCTGCTCAGAGTTCAGCTGATAAAAAGCTCGCGGACTCAGCTCAAAATCGTAGTCCAGCACACCCTCGGTGATGGTTTCTTTTTCATTAAACAAAATTTGTGTTCGTTCACCATAAATTTCACTCGTTTTTTTCGGATGAAAATTCACTGCAACCGTTACAATCTCTTGAAATTGTTCTGTCAATGCTGACAGCATTTTATCAAATTTGACAAAGCTATTTTTCTGACGTTTTGATGGTTCTTCACGTAATTCAGGCCAAACTTGTCCATCCAAAATAATCGGTGTGGAGCTAATAAAAATAATCTGCACCTCACCAGTTTTTCGCGAACGACGCACCATTACCGTCCGAATTCCACCAATCTTACGTTCATCATAAACAGGCAAGTCAAATTTTTCAATCAAACGGCAAATTTGATTAATAATTTCTTGCGTTTTTGCATCCTGTACCAAACAATTTTCCAGATTGACCAGATGATGGGTACCTTCTTTGTAAAGTCCTGCAATTACTGTTCCATCATTGAGACGTCTCACTTGAAACTGCAACTTGTTACGATAATGCAAAGTATCTTTCATACCCAAAGTTGGACGCAAGTCATAAGATGACCAGCCCGCTGGTTTATATTTTTCCAAAGCCTGACGTAGCACATCACGTTTAAATTCTAGCTGCATCGGATAGGAGAGATGCATGATATGCGACTGACTCATCTCGTGATAAGCGCGGTCCATTGGTTTTACACGATTTGGTGATTTTTTCTTTATTTCTACCAATTTTGCTCTGCTAAAATTCCGTGCATTTTCAGTAATTTCAGCGACAATTTCTTCACCTGGTAACGCATAAGGCACGAAAACCAAGCGTCCTGATATGACTCCGATTCCCTCACCATTTATTCCCATTCGCTCAATTTCAAGCGATATTTTTTGTCCAATTTTTAAATTTATCATAGCTCTGATTATACCATAAAAACCTTGTATTTCCTGCATTTCTTCAAAAATATTTACTGACAGAAATTCTGTCAGTAACATCTGTCAGTTATTTTCGTATATAATAAGACTATGGGAAAAATTACTGAAATAAAAAAACTCAAAAAACTATATCGAATTGATTTAGAAAACTGTACCGAAGATAAAATATATGTTTGCGATGACACCATTGTTCATTTCATACTAATCACAGGCAAAACAATCACTGACGAAGAATTAATAAGCATCATAAACTTTGACCAGTTTGCGAGAGGAAAATCACTTGCCCTCTACTACATTTCTTTCAAACCCCGCACTTGCGCAGAAGTTAGAAAATATCTTTATGAACATGATATATTGGAGGAACAAGCCTCCGAGATTCTGTCAGTACTGACAGAAAATAAACTCATTGATGATAAAAACTATGCAGAAAATTTTATTCAAGGAAAAATTTCCATGTCCACCGCGGGTCCCTATCAGATTAAACAGAAATTATATCTAAAAGGAATTAATAAATCCATTATAGAGCAAGCGCTCCAAGAACTTTACACTGAAGAAAAACAGATTGACGTTGCGTACAAACTTGCAGAAAAACAAGTCCGTTCAACCGCTCATAAGCTCCCTTTGAACCAACTTAAACAAAAAATCATTCAAACCTTAACCACTAAAGGTTTCTCTTATTCTGTTAGTTCAATTGCATTAGACAGTCTAGAATTAGAGTCAGATGAAGACAATGAAATGACACTTCTCATAGGCGAATTATCCAAAGCTGATCATCGCTATTCACGAAATTACGATGGACACGAACGCGAACAAAGAATTATCCAGCATTTAGTTCGTAAAGGCTTTTCTTACACGATGATACGCTCCGCACTCCAAGATTATCCCCTCGAATAAACTAGCCTTCTAAAACGAAGGCTTTTATCTTACCTCAACCT from the Lactococcus allomyrinae genome contains:
- the recX gene encoding recombination regulator RecX, whose amino-acid sequence is MGKITEIKKLKKLYRIDLENCTEDKIYVCDDTIVHFILITGKTITDEELISIINFDQFARGKSLALYYISFKPRTCAEVRKYLYEHDILEEQASEILSVLTENKLIDDKNYAENFIQGKISMSTAGPYQIKQKLYLKGINKSIIEQALQELYTEEKQIDVAYKLAEKQVRSTAHKLPLNQLKQKIIQTLTTKGFSYSVSSIALDSLELESDEDNEMTLLIGELSKADHRYSRNYDGHEREQRIIQHLVRKGFSYTMIRSALQDYPLE
- the rlmD gene encoding 23S rRNA (uracil(1939)-C(5))-methyltransferase RlmD, yielding MINLKIGQKISLEIERMGINGEGIGVISGRLVFVPYALPGEEIVAEITENARNFSRAKLVEIKKKSPNRVKPMDRAYHEMSQSHIMHLSYPMQLEFKRDVLRQALEKYKPAGWSSYDLRPTLGMKDTLHYRNKLQFQVRRLNDGTVIAGLYKEGTHHLVNLENCLVQDAKTQEIINQICRLIEKFDLPVYDERKIGGIRTVMVRRSRKTGEVQIIFISSTPIILDGQVWPELREEPSKRQKNSFVKFDKMLSALTEQFQEIVTVAVNFHPKKTSEIYGERTQILFNEKETITEGVLDYDFELSPRAFYQLNSEQANVLYAEAVKALHPKKDDRVIDAYCGVGTIGFAVAKKVKSVHGMDITPESIFDARNNAKRLGLKNCHYEIGKAERIIPNWNKSGHRATAMIVDPPRTGLDDALLETITKFPPERIVYVSCNVSTLAKDLVVLANYYKVEYIQSVDMFPHTARTEAVVKLTKRPEPLKIVKFEHKDENLSAFRGRKTGHTTRKQGNKR